From Chloroflexota bacterium, one genomic window encodes:
- a CDS encoding 3-oxoacyl-ACP reductase FabG yields the protein MSMTLDGKVALITGSGRNIGRATALELARRGANVVVNARSNRAEADGVVAEIEALGGSAIAAIADVGVKEEVDAMVGDALATFGRVDILINNAGLRAADSITDMTLEQWRAVMAVNLDGPFFCSQAVIPGMMERGWGRIINVSGLNAFKGRAEWAHVCASKMGALGLTRALAEELAEHGILVNHIVPGAFDTTPPPGNANPFAGPPATRAVGIPVGRLGFPQEIATTCAFLASDDASFITGQTIHVNGGALAY from the coding sequence ATCTCAATGACACTCGACGGCAAGGTGGCGCTGATTACTGGTTCGGGCAGGAATATCGGGCGGGCTACGGCGCTGGAGTTGGCGCGGCGCGGGGCTAATGTGGTCGTGAATGCGCGCTCGAATCGTGCGGAGGCGGATGGCGTGGTCGCGGAGATCGAGGCGCTGGGCGGCTCGGCAATTGCCGCAATCGCGGATGTGGGCGTCAAGGAGGAGGTCGATGCGATGGTGGGGGACGCGCTCGCGACGTTCGGTCGCGTGGACATTCTTATCAATAACGCCGGCCTGCGCGCCGCCGATTCCATCACCGACATGACTCTCGAACAATGGCGCGCGGTGATGGCGGTGAACCTGGACGGGCCGTTCTTCTGCTCGCAGGCGGTCATTCCGGGGATGATGGAGCGCGGCTGGGGACGGATAATCAATGTGTCCGGGCTGAACGCGTTCAAGGGCAGAGCGGAGTGGGCGCATGTATGCGCGTCCAAGATGGGCGCGCTAGGTCTGACGCGCGCGCTTGCCGAAGAGCTCGCGGAGCACGGTATCCTCGTCAACCATATCGTGCCGGGTGCTTTCGACACGACACCTCCACCGGGCAACGCTAACCCCTTTGCCGGACCGCCCGCCACACGCGCCGTCGGTATTCCGGTCGGCAGGCTCGGTTTCCCGCAGGAAATCGCGACGACTTGCGCATTTCTTGCGTCGGACGACGCATCGTTCATCACGGGGCAGACGATTCATGTGAATGGCGGGGCGCTGGCTTATTAG
- the moaD gene encoding molybdopterin converting factor subunit 1 — protein MERVPSAGGRALLVRVKLFASYKEKAGTADIEMSLPTGATVSDAASELLRLHPAIAGDKSRLMIAVNEEYQEHDYPLSENDEVAFIPPVSGGALP, from the coding sequence ATAGAGCGAGTACCAAGTGCCGGAGGTCGCGCGCTGCTAGTCAGAGTTAAGCTGTTCGCAAGCTACAAGGAAAAGGCGGGTACGGCGGACATCGAAATGAGCCTGCCAACGGGCGCCACAGTGTCTGATGCGGCGAGCGAATTGCTGCGCTTGCATCCCGCTATTGCCGGAGACAAGTCGCGCCTGATGATTGCGGTGAACGAAGAGTACCAAGAGCACGACTACCCGCTAAGCGAGAACGACGAAGTGGCATTCATTCCGCCCGTAAGCGGCGGCGCGCTGCCGTAG
- a CDS encoding molybdenum cofactor biosynthesis protein MoaE, with translation MITITNETLCPDAITDSVKSDSNGAVVTFLGSTRDSTAARKVQYLEYEAYRPMADNQLARIIDEIRERWGISHVAIAHRLGRIEIGDLSLVVAIASPHRKEAFEASAYAIDRIKQIVPIWKKEFFEGGEVWVGSQEDEVAKQADAVAASG, from the coding sequence ATGATTACCATTACCAACGAAACTCTCTGCCCGGATGCGATAACCGACAGCGTTAAGAGCGACAGCAACGGCGCGGTCGTAACATTCCTCGGCTCGACGCGCGATTCAACTGCCGCGCGCAAGGTGCAGTACCTCGAATACGAGGCATATCGCCCGATGGCGGACAACCAACTCGCTCGAATAATCGATGAGATTCGCGAGCGTTGGGGCATCTCCCATGTGGCGATAGCGCACCGGCTCGGCAGGATTGAAATCGGCGACCTCAGCCTTGTGGTTGCCATCGCGTCGCCGCATCGCAAGGAAGCGTTCGAGGCGAGCGCCTACGCGATCGACCGCATCAAGCAGATTGTGCCAATCTGGAAGAAGGAATTCTTCGAGGGCGGCGAAGTGTGGGTCGGTAGCCAAGAGGACGAGGTTGCCAAGCAGGCCGATGCGGTGGCGGCAAGCGGTTAG
- the miaB gene encoding tRNA (N6-isopentenyl adenosine(37)-C2)-methylthiotransferase MiaB, with protein MDGYYIWTVGCQMNKADSERLESALGQMGLEPRQSPKEADVIVLNSCVVRQSAEDRVVGMMTSLKPLKHRKQDKVLALMGCMVGPNTDDLQKRFPYVDVFMQPQQFQPLIDLLGERMDLDTDGCIGPLVARPDVATYIPIIHGCDKFCTFCIIPYRRGREVSRPVAEIVLESEMLVKRGVKEVTLLGQNVDSYGHDLPEDNDLGDLLGAVNDVSGIERVRFLTSHPNDMSDHIIDSVAGLDKVCEHINLPFQAGDDKVLADMRRGYTNDEYRRLIDKIRERIPNVSLSTDVIVGFCGESDAQFDETLSLIEDIKFDKVHAAAYSNRPGTIAERKLVDDVPQDEKKLRLKAIEILQERIATEINAELLGRRFDVLVEGRKRGKWFGRNRNDKLVFINDGDTYSDLAGKTVNVKIDKTAPWSLQGTIAH; from the coding sequence ATGGATGGATACTACATTTGGACTGTCGGCTGCCAGATGAACAAGGCAGATTCCGAGCGCCTAGAAAGCGCACTCGGACAGATGGGATTGGAGCCACGCCAATCGCCTAAAGAAGCCGATGTCATCGTTCTCAATAGCTGCGTTGTGCGCCAGAGCGCCGAAGATCGCGTAGTGGGCATGATGACGAGCCTCAAGCCGCTGAAGCATCGTAAGCAAGACAAGGTTCTCGCGCTGATGGGTTGTATGGTCGGACCCAATACCGACGACCTGCAAAAGCGTTTCCCGTATGTCGATGTGTTCATGCAGCCGCAGCAGTTCCAGCCGCTGATAGACCTGCTTGGCGAGCGAATGGACTTGGACACCGACGGCTGCATCGGACCGCTAGTAGCTCGTCCCGATGTGGCGACTTACATTCCCATTATCCATGGCTGCGACAAGTTCTGCACTTTCTGCATCATCCCATATCGGCGGGGCAGAGAAGTCAGCCGTCCGGTCGCGGAGATTGTGCTCGAATCTGAAATGCTGGTCAAGCGCGGCGTAAAAGAAGTTACGCTGCTTGGGCAGAATGTAGATTCCTACGGACATGATCTGCCCGAGGACAACGACTTAGGCGACCTGCTTGGCGCGGTCAACGATGTGTCCGGCATTGAGCGCGTGCGCTTTCTCACCTCGCACCCGAACGATATGAGCGACCATATCATTGATTCGGTCGCCGGGCTGGACAAGGTTTGCGAGCATATCAACCTGCCGTTCCAAGCGGGCGACGATAAGGTACTCGCCGATATGCGGCGCGGCTATACGAACGACGAATATCGCCGCCTCATCGACAAGATTCGCGAGCGCATACCCAATGTATCGCTGAGTACGGATGTTATCGTGGGCTTTTGCGGCGAATCGGATGCGCAGTTCGACGAGACGCTTTCGCTCATCGAAGACATTAAGTTCGACAAGGTTCACGCGGCGGCGTATTCCAACCGCCCCGGCACAATCGCCGAGCGCAAGCTGGTGGACGATGTGCCGCAGGACGAGAAGAAACTGCGATTGAAGGCGATCGAAATTCTGCAAGAGCGCATCGCCACCGAGATAAACGCCGAGCTGCTGGGACGCCGCTTCGATGTGCTTGTGGAGGGGCGCAAGCGGGGCAAGTGGTTTGGGCGCAATCGCAACGACAAACTGGTTTTCATCAACGACGGAGATACATACTCTGACCTTGCCGGGAAGACGGTCAATGTGAAGATAGACAAGACAGCTCCCTGGTCATTGCAGGGGACGATAGCGCACTAA
- the nadA gene encoding quinolinate synthase NadA — MVVKQRIPTIPITEIEQSAFCQTDDELQAKTLEDEFSAGVRWQKLPVSYMRMSPDELDVRIADARAKLGDRAVILGHHYQRDEIIKYADYRGDSFNLSQFAATQKNAESIIFCGVHFMAETADILSAPYQRVILPNLTAGCSMADMARIDDVLDCWDDLYDELGDDGDIIPITYMNSTAAIKAHCGRNGGIVCTSSNAPATFEWALERGSRILFLPDQHLGRNTGLKMGIGLDEMVVWNPFKPLGGNTVEDLRGARLILWQGHCSVHTRFTVQQIEQARATHPDVHVVVHPECTMDVVQAADSNGSTEYIKRTVADAAPGSVIGIGTEISMVNRLAAENPDKTIFCLDSVVCPCSTMYRIHPAYLSWVLDGLNEGVVVNQISVDDDTAEQARISLDRMLSVV, encoded by the coding sequence ATGGTTGTCAAGCAACGAATTCCGACGATACCCATTACTGAAATCGAGCAGTCCGCGTTCTGTCAGACGGACGACGAGCTGCAAGCGAAGACACTTGAGGACGAGTTCAGCGCCGGTGTTCGCTGGCAAAAGCTGCCGGTGAGTTATATGCGAATGTCGCCGGATGAGCTTGACGTGCGTATCGCCGACGCAAGGGCGAAGCTGGGCGACAGGGCTGTCATCCTGGGGCATCACTACCAGCGCGACGAAATAATCAAGTATGCTGACTATCGCGGTGATTCGTTCAACCTTTCGCAGTTCGCAGCCACGCAGAAAAATGCGGAGAGCATCATCTTTTGCGGCGTGCATTTCATGGCGGAGACGGCGGACATACTCAGCGCGCCGTATCAGCGGGTTATACTGCCGAACTTGACCGCCGGCTGCTCCATGGCAGACATGGCACGAATCGATGATGTGCTGGACTGCTGGGACGACCTGTACGACGAACTTGGCGACGATGGCGACATTATCCCCATCACCTACATGAATTCCACCGCCGCGATCAAAGCGCACTGCGGACGCAACGGCGGCATCGTCTGTACATCGTCCAACGCGCCTGCCACCTTCGAGTGGGCATTAGAGCGCGGCAGCCGTATCCTCTTCTTGCCGGACCAGCATCTTGGTAGGAACACCGGCTTGAAGATGGGCATCGGACTGGACGAAATGGTGGTCTGGAATCCGTTCAAGCCACTGGGTGGCAACACCGTCGAAGACCTTCGCGGAGCGCGGCTCATTCTTTGGCAGGGGCATTGCTCGGTACATACGCGCTTTACCGTGCAGCAGATTGAGCAGGCTCGCGCGACGCACCCGGATGTCCATGTGGTCGTGCATCCGGAATGCACGATGGATGTCGTGCAGGCTGCGGACTCCAACGGCTCGACAGAGTACATCAAGCGGACGGTGGCGGACGCCGCGCCGGGCAGCGTTATCGGCATAGGAACCGAAATCAGCATGGTCAATCGCCTCGCCGCCGAAAATCCGGACAAGACGATATTCTGCCTAGACTCGGTTGTCTGCCCGTGCTCCACGATGTATCGCATCCATCCGGCTTATCTCAGTTGGGTGCTTGACGGACTGAACGAAGGCGTGGTCGTGAACCAAATCAGCGTTGACGACGATACCGCAGAGCAGGCGCGCATCTCGCTGGACAGGATGCTATCGGTCGTATAG
- the nadC gene encoding carboxylating nicotinate-nucleotide diphosphorylase: MTLETEALIDRALSEDLSIGDPTTDILIPPDMQGRASFVAKEDGVLAGLDIALAVFRRFDRSLAVTANVSDGERLSSGDLIATVDGRMNPLLKAERTSLNFIRRLSGIATETSAYVREVYGYDVRIVDTRKTTPGLRALEKYAVRVGGGYNHRQNLGDGILIKDNHIAALRDLGMNLGDVVRKANSEKSHTINVEVEVEDLAQVEEALDAGAKILLLDNMAPEDMALAVRMSEGRAVTEASGNITLRTVRAAAASGVDLISVGALTHSAKDLDISLDFAS; this comes from the coding sequence ATGACACTGGAAACGGAGGCGCTGATAGACAGAGCGCTATCCGAAGACCTATCCATAGGCGACCCGACAACCGACATCCTGATTCCGCCGGATATGCAGGGCAGGGCGTCGTTTGTCGCGAAGGAAGACGGCGTTCTCGCGGGCTTGGATATCGCGCTAGCCGTTTTTCGGCGATTCGATCGCTCCCTTGCGGTCACCGCCAATGTCAGCGACGGGGAGCGCCTGTCATCGGGCGACCTGATTGCCACCGTCGATGGCAGGATGAATCCACTGCTCAAGGCGGAGCGAACATCGCTGAACTTCATTCGCAGGCTGTCCGGCATTGCGACTGAGACTTCCGCCTATGTGCGCGAAGTCTATGGCTACGATGTGCGAATCGTGGACACGCGCAAGACGACTCCGGGCTTGCGCGCGCTTGAGAAATACGCCGTGCGGGTCGGCGGCGGATACAATCACCGGCAAAATCTCGGCGATGGCATTCTCATCAAGGACAATCATATCGCGGCGCTGCGCGATCTCGGCATGAACCTTGGCGATGTGGTGCGTAAGGCGAACAGCGAGAAGTCGCACACGATAAATGTCGAAGTCGAAGTCGAAGACCTTGCGCAAGTGGAAGAGGCGCTGGACGCAGGCGCGAAAATCCTGCTGCTGGACAACATGGCGCCGGAGGATATGGCGCTCGCCGTGCGGATGTCAGAGGGCAGGGCGGTTACCGAAGCGTCGGGCAACATCACGCTCCGAACGGTGCGCGCCGCCGCTGCGTCGGGCGTCGATCTCATATCCGTGGGCGCGCTTACGCACTCCGCCAAAGACCTCGACATCAGCCTAGATTTCGCATCGTGA
- a CDS encoding D-tyrosyl-tRNA(Tyr) deacylase — MRAVIQRVSHASVTVDNEITGSIGAGLVVLIGIHEDDDEEDAAYIVGKTTNLRIFSDDDGKFDLSALDTSAELLVISQFTLYGDTRRGRRPSFSHAMPPEPASDLFNRTLRLFEQTGLKVQTGRFQTHMEVSIHNDGPVTILIDSADRHRTRRG; from the coding sequence TTGCGCGCCGTCATCCAGCGTGTCTCACATGCGTCCGTCACCGTTGACAACGAGATCACCGGCAGCATTGGCGCGGGCTTAGTCGTTCTCATCGGCATCCACGAAGACGACGACGAGGAAGATGCCGCCTATATCGTCGGAAAGACCACCAATCTTCGCATATTCAGCGACGACGACGGCAAGTTCGACCTATCAGCGCTCGACACATCCGCGGAATTGCTCGTCATAAGCCAGTTCACCCTATACGGCGACACACGGCGCGGACGACGCCCCAGCTTCAGTCATGCCATGCCACCGGAGCCTGCCTCCGACCTGTTCAACCGCACACTGCGCCTGTTCGAGCAGACCGGACTGAAGGTGCAAACAGGCAGATTTCAAACGCACATGGAAGTGTCAATCCACAACGACGGACCAGTAACCATCCTGATTGATTCCGCCGACAGGCATCGCACAAGGCGAGGTTGA
- a CDS encoding zinc ribbon domain-containing protein, producing the protein MPAYDYKCNSCGHRFEERQSFYDDPVANCPICDSQASRQFVAVPIVFKGSGFYVNDYGKGSSYTNTTSRNGSSENSGSEDSSSGSTSKASSASSSSEE; encoded by the coding sequence TTGCCTGCTTACGACTACAAGTGCAACAGTTGCGGCCATCGTTTTGAGGAACGCCAGAGTTTCTATGACGATCCCGTGGCGAACTGCCCTATATGTGACAGCCAAGCCAGCCGCCAGTTCGTAGCCGTGCCCATAGTCTTCAAGGGCAGCGGCTTTTATGTGAACGACTACGGCAAGGGCAGCAGCTACACCAACACCACCAGTCGCAACGGCTCGTCTGAAAACTCCGGCAGCGAAGACTCTTCCTCAGGTTCGACATCCAAGGCGAGTTCCGCATCTTCTAGCTCGGAAGAGTAG